Proteins co-encoded in one Parcubacteria group bacterium genomic window:
- a CDS encoding TatD family hydrolase: MNKKLAPTVDWEVTGSSDESRGVTYTGLREEKLYTASFGISVGNVKLDDFIQKYNKDGIIGGQQVSSIYQSEKYDLNGIVATKLTGSTELGLPVHFPQLIMLIDTHCHLAFKAFDDSWPEVVKRAREKDIQMIAVGAAKATSEKSIAIAESSDGVFAALGVHPTHTDEEFDFDWFNKAADHPKVVAIGETGIDHFHIDENQREVILKKQEDLLRAHLTIARDKKLPVILHSRDSKTESKAPPPNPLLVTGGGMVSEEIPIPARQRGLGGGLTAYEHLYNIIKDFGYFKCVLHCYGGDWAMAKKFLDLGLMLSFTGIVTFKNASETLKEVVRNIPMDRMMIETDSPYLAPEPYRGKQNEPSYVEYVARGIAFIRGQDYDTVASQTTENARRFFGI; encoded by the coding sequence ATGAACAAGAAGTTAGCTCCAACCGTTGATTGGGAGGTAACTGGTTCGTCCGATGAGTCTAGAGGGGTAACATATACAGGTCTAAGAGAAGAGAAGTTATATACAGCAAGTTTTGGAATATCAGTAGGGAATGTTAAGCTTGACGACTTTATTCAGAAATACAATAAAGACGGAATTATCGGCGGCCAACAAGTCAGTTCCATTTATCAGTCAGAGAAGTACGACCTCAATGGCATTGTAGCAACAAAATTAACTGGTTCAACGGAATTAGGACTCCCTGTTCACTTTCCTCAATTAATTATGCTCATCGACACCCATTGCCATTTAGCGTTTAAAGCTTTTGACGATTCCTGGCCCGAGGTGGTCAAACGCGCCCGGGAGAAAGATATTCAGATGATTGCCGTGGGCGCGGCTAAGGCCACGAGTGAAAAATCCATCGCCATCGCGGAATCCAGCGATGGCGTTTTTGCCGCCTTGGGCGTGCATCCGACGCACACGGATGAGGAGTTCGATTTTGACTGGTTTAACAAAGCGGCTGATCATCCAAAAGTTGTGGCAATCGGGGAGACCGGGATTGACCATTTCCATATTGACGAGAATCAGCGCGAAGTTATCTTAAAAAAACAGGAAGATTTATTGCGGGCGCATTTAACCATTGCGCGGGATAAAAAACTGCCTGTCATACTGCATTCGCGTGATAGTAAAACAGAATCCAAAGCACCACCCCCTAACCCCCTCCTGGTTACAGGAGGGGGAATGGTATCAGAGGAGATTCCCATTCCGGCACGACAGAGGGGACTGGGGGGTGGTCTTACGGCTTACGAACATCTCTATAATATCATCAAAGACTTCGGGTATTTCAAGTGCGTTCTGCACTGCTATGGCGGGGACTGGGCGATGGCTAAAAAGTTTTTGGATTTGGGGCTGATGCTTTCCTTTACCGGCATTGTGACATTCAAAAACGCCAGCGAAACATTAAAGGAGGTAGTACGCAATATTCCCATGGATCGGATGATGATTGAGACTGATTCACCTTATTTGGCGCCCGAGCCCTACCGCGGAAAGCAAAATGAACCGTCATATGTTGAATATGTGGCCAGGGGTATTGCGTTCATTCGGGGGCAGGACTATGATACAGTGGCTTCCCAAACTACGGAGAACGCTAGACGCTTTTTTGGAATCTAG
- a CDS encoding small multi-drug export protein, which yields MDPYLQTALAAMTPIGELRLAIPLALGSLGLSIAEAYALSVLGNMVPVVFLLLFLDAVSTFLASRSRLWERFFAWVFSRTRRKITGKWEVYGSIALVVFVAIPLPLTGAWSGSVAAYLLGLPFWRSLGLIFSGVLLAGLAVALASLGVLHIL from the coding sequence ATGGATCCATACCTACAAACAGCGCTCGCGGCTATGACCCCAATCGGGGAACTGCGTTTGGCTATTCCCCTGGCATTGGGATCGCTCGGCCTCTCCATAGCCGAAGCCTACGCGCTCTCGGTACTGGGAAACATGGTGCCGGTCGTTTTTTTACTGCTTTTTTTGGATGCGGTGTCCACGTTCCTCGCGAGCCGCTCCCGGCTCTGGGAGCGTTTTTTTGCGTGGGTGTTCAGCCGCACGCGCCGCAAAATTACCGGGAAGTGGGAAGTGTACGGCTCCATTGCGCTTGTGGTGTTTGTGGCGATTCCGCTGCCCCTGACCGGAGCCTGGAGCGGCTCTGTTGCGGCCTATTTGCTCGGGTTGCCGTTCTGGCGTTCGCTCGGGCTCATTTTTTCGGGAGTGCTCCTTGCCGGTTTGGCGGTGGCGCTCGCGAGCCTGGGGGTGCTCCATATACTATAG
- a CDS encoding CvpA family protein, with amino-acid sequence MLVVDYILLAMVGWSTVWGFRKGLIRSVGGIVGLVGAVALASRYYEPAAEFIAPIIGFDHNLNLARMIAFVALLIAVNYLVGFIVSLAERVYTSVAVLPFMQFGNRLLGAALGLLQSSILLGLVLYFAARFPFGGLVENFFDGSRVAPILLGIAGIVQPLLPDAIKQIQSLI; translated from the coding sequence ATGCTTGTCGTTGACTACATTTTACTCGCCATGGTGGGTTGGTCCACGGTCTGGGGGTTTCGGAAAGGCCTTATCCGGTCCGTGGGGGGCATTGTGGGTTTGGTCGGCGCCGTGGCGCTCGCGAGCCGGTACTATGAGCCAGCTGCGGAGTTCATCGCGCCGATTATCGGGTTTGACCACAACCTCAACCTGGCGCGCATGATCGCGTTTGTGGCGCTTTTGATCGCGGTCAACTACCTTGTGGGCTTCATCGTTTCGCTCGCGGAGCGCGTGTACACGTCAGTCGCGGTGCTGCCGTTCATGCAGTTCGGCAACCGCTTGCTCGGCGCGGCCTTAGGGCTCTTGCAGTCCTCCATCCTCCTTGGCTTGGTGCTCTATTTTGCGGCGCGGTTTCCGTTCGGGGGCTTGGTGGAAAATTTTTTTGACGGTTCCCGGGTTGCGCCCATTCTTCTCGGGATTGCGGGAATCGTCCAGCCGCTTCTGCCGGACGCCATCAAGCAGATCCAGTCTTTGATATAG
- a CDS encoding AI-2E family transporter yields MANPFSDPKDSTTIHLSTLSIVKILAVLAVLTFFYLVWDIVVLLFVSLVFAASLGPSIDWLEKKRVPRGAGILLIYVALVFVLSLVIVLLIPPITEQIDQLAATFPFYYERLINLFGNLQIQSDFGEAFQSNLRSIGQTLSSYTGSVVATLSGIFGGLTTLILVLVLTFYFSARRDGLKYFIRSVTPASHQKYVESMFVRIQDKLGLWLRGQLLLSGIIFAVTWIGLLALGVKYSLVLALIAGITEVIPFLGPIIGAIPAVLLAFLQSPIKALLVVILYLVIQQLEGNIIVPKVMQRAVGMNPIVVIVVILLGAKLAGILGAILSIPVAVAVMTIAGDWFGVMVEEIRGEKSS; encoded by the coding sequence ATGGCAAATCCGTTTTCAGACCCAAAAGACTCAACCACCATACACCTCTCAACGTTGAGCATCGTCAAAATCCTGGCGGTGCTCGCGGTGCTTACGTTTTTTTACCTGGTGTGGGACATTGTGGTGCTCTTGTTCGTGTCGCTCGTGTTTGCCGCATCACTCGGCCCGTCCATTGACTGGCTGGAGAAGAAGCGCGTTCCGCGGGGAGCCGGTATCCTCCTCATCTACGTGGCTCTGGTGTTCGTGTTGAGCCTGGTGATTGTGCTCCTCATCCCCCCAATCACGGAGCAGATTGACCAGCTGGCTGCCACGTTCCCGTTCTACTACGAGCGGCTGATAAACCTGTTCGGGAATTTGCAGATCCAGAGCGATTTCGGCGAGGCGTTCCAGAGCAACTTGCGCTCCATTGGCCAGACCCTGTCCTCGTACACCGGTTCGGTGGTGGCAACCCTCTCCGGCATCTTCGGTGGGCTCACCACCCTCATCCTAGTGCTGGTGCTTACGTTTTACTTTTCCGCCCGCCGCGACGGCCTCAAGTATTTCATCCGCTCCGTGACGCCCGCGAGCCACCAGAAGTATGTGGAAAGCATGTTTGTCCGCATCCAGGACAAGCTCGGGCTGTGGCTGCGCGGCCAGCTCCTGCTTTCCGGAATTATTTTTGCGGTCACCTGGATCGGGCTCTTGGCGCTCGGGGTCAAGTACTCGCTGGTGCTTGCCTTGATTGCGGGCATCACCGAGGTCATTCCGTTTTTGGGCCCTATTATCGGCGCCATACCCGCCGTGCTCCTCGCGTTTTTGCAGTCCCCGATTAAAGCGCTCTTGGTCGTCATTCTGTACCTCGTGATCCAGCAGCTTGAAGGCAACATCATTGTGCCCAAGGTCATGCAGCGCGCCGTGGGCATGAACCCGATTGTGGTGATTGTCGTCATTCTGCTCGGCGCGAAACTTGCCGGGATTTTGGGCGCCATCCTCTCCATTCCGGTTGCGGTTGCGGTGATGACCATTGCAGGCGACTGGTTTGGGGTGATGGTTGAGGAGATTAGGGGCGAAAAATCTTCTTGA
- a CDS encoding F0F1 ATP synthase subunit epsilon, protein MGTINFKIITPERVVFEDQIDQVTMMTTSGEITVLPGHIPLVTVLQSGELRCKKGEEEYALAVSGGFCEVRPDNSLVVLADTAERAEEIDVARAKEAHERAEKLMSEARHHEDVDYAALQAKLEKEFARVRVANKYRKLPKP, encoded by the coding sequence ATGGGCACGATTAACTTCAAAATTATCACTCCGGAGCGCGTGGTTTTTGAAGACCAGATTGACCAAGTTACCATGATGACCACGTCCGGCGAAATTACTGTTTTACCCGGGCATATACCGTTGGTTACGGTTTTGCAAAGCGGTGAATTGCGCTGCAAGAAAGGGGAGGAAGAATACGCCCTGGCCGTCTCCGGCGGATTTTGCGAGGTGCGGCCGGACAATTCTTTGGTGGTGCTGGCGGACACGGCCGAGCGCGCCGAAGAAATTGACGTGGCGCGCGCCAAGGAAGCGCATGAGCGCGCCGAGAAACTGATGTCCGAGGCGCGCCACCACGAAGACGTTGATTACGCGGCCTTGCAAGCAAAGCTGGAAAAGGAATTTGCCCGCGTGCGCGTGGCTAACAAGTACCGCAAGCTGCCGAAGCCGTAG
- a CDS encoding insulinase family protein, giving the protein MAKVEDLFEEDLFGSGSKLGQHVIGTPHTITQMKRSQLVNYWQKHYHANNIAISIAGNFQKARVLSLLQKQFGSIRRGSRNRVAPLSREINKQSFSAHRKETSQAHAVLGFPGVAGEHKDKYALGLLSIILGGNMSSRLFIQVRERLGLCYFIRSSSDTLEDTGTFTIQAGLDLKKFDKALEAISIELADIKANGVKGDELASAKEYIKGKMALSQEDSLDVASFYGSQALFAKKIKTPEEVFRRIDKVKLADVKAVANKIIQRKKLHLTTLSPFKSVKQFARFLQF; this is encoded by the coding sequence ATGGCAAAGGTTGAGGACCTGTTTGAAGAGGATTTGTTCGGCAGCGGTTCAAAACTTGGCCAGCACGTGATTGGCACGCCGCACACCATCACGCAGATGAAGCGTTCGCAACTCGTCAATTACTGGCAGAAGCACTACCACGCCAACAATATCGCCATAAGCATTGCCGGCAACTTCCAAAAGGCCCGCGTTTTATCACTCCTGCAAAAGCAGTTCGGCTCAATCAGACGCGGCAGCCGCAACCGCGTTGCTCCGCTCTCGCGCGAAATCAACAAGCAATCATTTAGCGCGCACCGCAAAGAGACGAGCCAGGCTCATGCCGTGCTCGGGTTTCCGGGGGTCGCGGGCGAGCACAAGGACAAGTACGCCCTGGGATTGCTTTCCATAATCCTCGGCGGCAACATGAGCTCAAGGCTCTTCATCCAGGTGCGCGAGCGCTTGGGGCTGTGCTACTTCATCCGCTCCTCATCCGATACACTGGAGGACACGGGCACGTTCACCATCCAGGCGGGCTTGGACCTCAAAAAATTTGATAAGGCGCTTGAGGCAATCAGCATTGAGCTTGCGGACATCAAAGCCAATGGGGTCAAGGGAGACGAGCTTGCGAGCGCAAAGGAGTACATCAAAGGCAAGATGGCTTTGAGCCAGGAAGATTCTCTGGACGTGGCGTCATTCTACGGGTCCCAAGCGCTGTTTGCCAAAAAAATTAAAACTCCGGAGGAGGTGTTTCGCAGAATTGACAAGGTCAAGCTTGCCGACGTCAAAGCAGTTGCGAACAAAATTATCCAGCGCAAAAAACTGCACCTCACCACCTTAAGCCCGTTCAAGTCCGTAAAGCAGTTTGCTCGTTTTTTGCAATTCTAG
- a CDS encoding AtpZ/AtpI family protein, translated as MNEPKLSSSPDRSYHLLAFRIIGDFGAAIAVPVVLFVLAGRWLDERYQGGWLFTVLAFILAAFLSGTVIYRKAKRYGAEYQKLGTSK; from the coding sequence ATGAACGAGCCGAAACTCTCTTCATCGCCCGACCGGAGCTACCACCTGCTCGCGTTCCGCATCATAGGCGATTTTGGCGCCGCCATTGCCGTGCCCGTGGTCCTGTTCGTGCTCGCAGGCAGATGGCTTGATGAGCGGTACCAGGGGGGCTGGCTTTTTACGGTTCTGGCTTTCATCCTGGCGGCTTTCTTGTCCGGCACGGTTATCTACCGCAAAGCCAAGCGCTACGGCGCGGAGTACCAGAAGTTAGGCACGAGCAAGTAA
- the atpE gene encoding ATP synthase F0 subunit C codes for MEHESVVVLAKAFAIAIGGLGPALAIGRLVAKALESIGRNPEASGKVFVPMLLGAAFAESIAIYALVVVFTLK; via the coding sequence ATGGAACATGAATCAGTCGTGGTCCTGGCCAAGGCCTTTGCCATAGCGATCGGCGGCCTGGGGCCCGCGCTCGCCATCGGCCGCCTGGTGGCCAAAGCCCTGGAGTCAATCGGCCGCAACCCCGAGGCATCGGGCAAGGTGTTTGTGCCCATGCTCTTGGGCGCGGCGTTTGCCGAGTCCATCGCCATTTACGCGTTGGTGGTGGTGTTCACTTTGAAGTAG
- a CDS encoding F0F1 ATP synthase subunit delta, producing the protein MDTRTPQTYARALYEITANKRGAALEKAIRHFAALLARERALRRADRIIGAFIHYAKAQEGIAEIHIESAFLLDGATVGRIKKIFGEKAEATTTRNARLLGGVVVRSRDTIFDASAATQLRNLTMKLAS; encoded by the coding sequence ATGGATACCAGAACTCCCCAAACCTATGCGCGCGCCCTGTACGAAATCACGGCCAATAAGCGCGGCGCGGCCTTGGAAAAAGCCATTCGGCATTTTGCGGCGCTCCTGGCGCGCGAGCGCGCGCTCCGGCGCGCGGACAGGATCATCGGCGCATTCATCCATTACGCCAAGGCCCAAGAAGGGATTGCGGAGATTCACATAGAGAGCGCCTTTCTGCTGGATGGGGCAACAGTGGGCCGCATAAAAAAAATTTTCGGCGAAAAAGCGGAGGCCACAACCACGCGCAACGCGCGCCTCCTGGGCGGTGTGGTGGTGCGGAGCCGGGATACCATTTTTGACGCCAGTGCGGCCACCCAATTACGCAACTTAACGATGAAGCTAGCTTCTTAA
- the atpD gene encoding F0F1 ATP synthase subunit beta, with the protein MNKGIITQIIGVVVDVHFPEKLPELYHALETKLPDGSTLVLEVQKHLGGNVVRTVAMSTTDGLERGQEVIDRGEPISVPVGAVTLGRMFNVTGDPIDNLPAPKAAKKYPIHRRAPEFTKQSTKYEILETGIKVVDLICPFLKGGKVGLFGGAGVGKTVVIQELIRNIAQEHGGYSMFAGVGERSREGNDLYREMKESGVLDKTALVFGQMNEPPGARARVALTALAMAEYFRDEEGRDLLLFIDNIFRFTQAGSEVSALLGRMPSAVGYQPTLATEMGLLQERITSTDKGSITSVQAVYVPADDLTDPAPATTFAHLDSTVVLNRSLTELGIYPAVDPLDSNSTMLDPNIVGVEHYRTARDVQKVLQRYKDLQDIIAILGMEELSDEDKIAVARARKIQKFLSQPFFVAEAFTGTEGKYVTLAETIRGFREILDGKHDERGEQAFYMKGGIDEVK; encoded by the coding sequence ATGAACAAGGGCATTATCACACAAATCATCGGCGTGGTCGTTGACGTACATTTTCCCGAAAAGCTGCCGGAGCTCTACCATGCCTTGGAAACCAAACTGCCGGATGGCTCTACTTTGGTTTTGGAAGTGCAAAAACATCTGGGCGGGAATGTGGTGCGCACCGTGGCCATGTCCACCACCGACGGCCTGGAGCGGGGCCAGGAAGTAATTGACCGCGGCGAGCCGATCAGCGTGCCCGTGGGCGCGGTGACGTTGGGCCGCATGTTCAATGTGACCGGCGATCCGATTGACAACCTGCCTGCGCCCAAAGCCGCAAAGAAGTATCCCATCCACCGCCGCGCGCCGGAGTTCACCAAGCAGTCCACTAAATACGAAATTTTGGAAACCGGCATCAAAGTGGTTGATTTAATCTGTCCGTTCTTGAAGGGCGGCAAAGTGGGCCTGTTCGGCGGCGCCGGGGTGGGCAAGACCGTGGTCATCCAGGAGCTGATCCGCAACATCGCGCAGGAGCACGGCGGCTATTCCATGTTCGCGGGCGTGGGCGAGCGATCCCGGGAAGGCAATGATTTGTACCGCGAAATGAAAGAGAGCGGCGTGTTGGATAAAACCGCGCTGGTGTTCGGCCAGATGAATGAACCCCCGGGCGCGCGGGCGCGCGTGGCTCTGACCGCGCTGGCTATGGCCGAGTATTTCCGCGATGAAGAGGGCCGGGACTTACTGCTCTTCATTGACAACATATTCCGCTTTACGCAGGCCGGCTCCGAGGTTTCGGCGCTTCTCGGCCGCATGCCTTCGGCCGTGGGCTACCAGCCGACCTTGGCCACGGAAATGGGCTTGTTGCAGGAGCGCATCACCTCCACGGACAAGGGCTCCATCACCTCGGTGCAGGCCGTGTACGTGCCGGCTGACGACTTGACGGACCCGGCGCCGGCCACCACGTTCGCGCATTTGGATTCCACGGTGGTGTTGAACCGGTCATTGACGGAATTGGGTATTTATCCGGCCGTTGATCCGCTTGATTCCAATTCCACGATGTTAGACCCGAATATTGTGGGTGTTGAGCATTACCGCACGGCCCGGGACGTGCAGAAGGTGCTGCAGCGCTACAAAGATTTGCAGGACATCATTGCCATTTTGGGCATGGAAGAATTGTCCGATGAAGATAAAATTGCCGTGGCCCGCGCCCGTAAGATCCAAAAGTTCCTGTCCCAGCCGTTCTTTGTGGCCGAGGCGTTCACCGGCACCGAGGGCAAGTACGTGACTTTGGCGGAAACCATCCGCGGCTTCCGCGAGATTCTGGACGGGAAGCATGATGAGCGGGGGGAGCAGGCGTTCTACATGAAGGGCGGGATTGATGAGGTCAAGTAA
- a CDS encoding ATP synthase F0 subunit B has translation MDILASFGLDVRLFLFQLGNFVLVAAILWWLILKPLAKKLEERKNVIDQSLDNAEKIQGRLAASEADYKKRMHAARVEAEKVLIAAANEAGAVSEELKAKARVEIERLVAQAKRTVQAEKEEMMAAFKEEAAGVVGAALEKLIGEKMTAEKDKKLIAGIISKLKA, from the coding sequence ATGGATATTTTAGCCTCGTTCGGGCTTGATGTGCGCCTGTTTTTATTCCAGCTTGGGAACTTCGTTTTGGTGGCGGCCATACTGTGGTGGCTGATTTTAAAGCCGCTCGCAAAAAAACTTGAGGAACGGAAAAACGTCATTGACCAGAGCCTGGACAACGCCGAGAAGATCCAGGGCCGCCTGGCCGCGTCCGAGGCTGACTACAAAAAACGCATGCACGCGGCCAGAGTGGAAGCGGAAAAAGTGCTGATTGCTGCGGCGAACGAGGCCGGGGCAGTATCCGAGGAGCTGAAAGCCAAGGCGCGCGTGGAGATAGAGCGCCTGGTTGCGCAAGCCAAGCGCACGGTCCAGGCGGAAAAAGAAGAGATGATGGCGGCTTTCAAGGAAGAGGCGGCAGGGGTGGTGGGCGCGGCTTTAGAGAAGCTCATTGGCGAAAAGATGACCGCAGAAAAAGACAAGAAGCTGATCGCGGGCATCATCAGCAAGCTCAAAGCGTAG
- the atpG gene encoding ATP synthase F1 subunit gamma — MPLNTKAIKRRIKSVGSTKKITKAMEMISAVKMRKAVANVLASRSYAALAWQMLSDIAAKTAIAHHPLLARRPINTIGLILITSNRGLAGGFASRLLARVHEYIAEAEAGGATKVEVMLAGTRGQKIYQRYGHAVAAEFPKIDLTTRPEEALPLSQTAVAEYISKKYDKVVLAYTDFISPLKQTPQLKELLPLARPEEAAVPTQGSGPHWQFLFEPNPRDTLTALVPRLVEMQIYQAILESDASEHSARMLAMRNATDAAADMITELNYIYNKARQAAITQEISEIVGGAAALA, encoded by the coding sequence ATGCCGCTTAACACCAAGGCAATCAAGCGGCGCATCAAGTCCGTCGGCTCCACCAAGAAGATCACCAAAGCCATGGAAATGATTTCCGCGGTAAAGATGCGCAAGGCCGTGGCCAACGTGCTCGCAAGCCGCTCGTACGCGGCCCTGGCCTGGCAGATGCTCTCGGACATTGCGGCCAAAACTGCCATCGCGCATCATCCGCTCCTGGCGCGCCGGCCGATTAACACCATTGGCTTGATCCTGATTACCTCCAACCGCGGATTGGCGGGCGGATTTGCGAGCCGCCTGCTCGCCCGGGTGCACGAGTACATCGCAGAAGCAGAGGCAGGGGGTGCAACAAAGGTGGAGGTGATGCTCGCGGGCACGCGCGGGCAAAAAATTTACCAGCGCTACGGGCATGCGGTTGCGGCGGAATTCCCGAAGATTGATTTGACCACCCGGCCGGAAGAGGCCCTGCCGCTTTCACAGACGGCGGTGGCCGAGTACATCAGCAAAAAGTACGACAAAGTTGTGCTGGCCTATACGGATTTTATTTCGCCGTTAAAACAGACGCCGCAGTTGAAAGAGCTCCTGCCCCTGGCCAGGCCGGAGGAGGCAGCTGTCCCCACGCAAGGATCCGGCCCGCATTGGCAATTCCTCTTTGAGCCGAATCCGCGCGACACCTTAACCGCGCTCGTGCCGCGGCTCGTGGAAATGCAGATCTACCAGGCGATTCTGGAATCCGACGCCTCGGAGCACAGCGCCCGCATGCTGGCCATGCGGAACGCCACGGACGCGGCGGCTGACATGATCACCGAATTAAACTATATTTATAACAAAGCCCGCCAGGCCGCGATTACGCAAGAAATTTCGGAAATCGTCGGTGGAGCAGCGGCTCTAGCATAA
- a CDS encoding F0F1 ATP synthase subunit alpha, translating to MSINAIVEQLKKQIEGFESAVHVEEVGAVIEVGDGIARLSGLTRCQFNEMLEFPGATFGVALNLEEETIGAVLLGEYAHIKEGDTVKRTGRILSVPVGEELIGRVVNPLGAPIDGGSPIKSKKFYPIERIAPGVATRQGVSQPVQTGIKAIDAMIPIGRGQRELIIGDRQTGKTAVAIDTIINQKGQDMVCVYVAIGQKESKVARLVAKLKETGAMDYTIVVSAGASDPASLLYIAPYAGVAMAEYFMDQGKDVLVIYDDLSKQAWAYREISLLLRRPPGREAYPGDVFYLHSRLLERACRRNKESGGGSITALPIIETQAGDVTAYIPTNVISITDGQIFLETDLFYRGIRPALNIGISVSRVGAAAQIKPMKKVAGKMKLAMAQFRELEAFAQFSSDLDPETKKQIDLGQRLVEILKQPQFAPLPAANQVAVIYAISNGFANNVGVPDIRVWEEKFHSHMNKTHKHLLDKIGKGEWDDSIEGELKTACEDYAA from the coding sequence ATGTCAATCAATGCCATTGTTGAACAACTAAAAAAACAGATAGAGGGCTTTGAGAGCGCGGTCCACGTTGAGGAGGTGGGCGCGGTGATTGAAGTCGGGGACGGCATTGCCCGCTTGTCAGGCTTAACGCGCTGCCAGTTTAATGAAATGTTGGAGTTTCCCGGCGCTACCTTTGGCGTGGCTCTGAACCTGGAAGAAGAAACCATCGGCGCCGTGCTCTTGGGCGAATATGCCCATATTAAAGAAGGGGATACGGTTAAGCGCACGGGCCGCATCTTGTCCGTGCCCGTGGGCGAAGAGCTGATCGGCCGCGTCGTCAATCCCCTGGGCGCGCCCATTGACGGGGGATCTCCCATCAAATCAAAAAAATTCTATCCTATTGAACGGATCGCGCCCGGAGTTGCGACCCGCCAGGGCGTGTCGCAACCGGTTCAGACCGGCATCAAGGCCATTGACGCCATGATTCCGATCGGCCGCGGCCAGCGCGAGCTCATCATCGGCGACAGGCAGACCGGCAAAACCGCGGTGGCGATTGACACGATCATCAACCAAAAAGGCCAGGACATGGTGTGCGTGTACGTGGCCATCGGGCAGAAAGAATCCAAGGTGGCGCGCTTGGTGGCGAAACTTAAAGAAACCGGGGCCATGGATTATACGATTGTGGTTTCGGCCGGCGCTTCGGATCCGGCCTCGCTCCTCTATATTGCGCCGTACGCGGGCGTGGCTATGGCCGAATATTTTATGGATCAAGGGAAAGACGTGCTGGTGATTTACGACGATTTATCCAAGCAGGCCTGGGCCTATCGCGAAATTTCGCTCTTGCTGCGCCGCCCGCCGGGCCGCGAGGCTTATCCGGGGGATGTATTTTATTTACATTCCCGCCTGCTGGAGCGGGCTTGTCGTCGTAATAAGGAGTCGGGCGGCGGCTCCATCACGGCTTTGCCGATTATTGAAACCCAAGCCGGGGACGTGACCGCCTACATCCCGACCAACGTCATTTCCATTACGGACGGCCAGATTTTCCTGGAAACCGATTTGTTCTACCGCGGCATCCGACCGGCTCTTAATATCGGCATTTCCGTGTCCCGCGTGGGCGCGGCCGCGCAGATTAAACCCATGAAGAAAGTGGCCGGCAAGATGAAGCTTGCCATGGCCCAGTTCCGCGAGCTGGAAGCCTTTGCCCAGTTCTCAAGCGATTTGGATCCGGAAACCAAAAAGCAGATTGATTTGGGTCAGCGCCTGGTTGAAATTCTAAAACAGCCGCAGTTTGCGCCCCTGCCCGCGGCCAACCAAGTGGCCGTGATTTACGCCATCTCCAACGGCTTTGCCAATAACGTAGGGGTGCCGGATATCCGCGTTTGGGAAGAAAAGTTTCACAGCCACATGAATAAAACCCATAAGCATTTGCTTGATAAGATTGGGAAAGGCGAGTGGGACGATTCCATAGAAGGCGAATTAAAGACTGCGTGCGAGGACTATGCCGCTTAA
- a CDS encoding F0F1 ATP synthase subunit A translates to MEFHIPTLAPDVVFHLGSFGITNTIINAWLAIVIFLALGIAVRVRLSLRPAGLQNALEFFLETMLGYFDQVTGDRKKTLTFLPIAGSVFFFILLSNWLGLLPGTGSLTWNHEFVLRPANTDLNLTAAMAISAVALSHAYGFITVGVFTHLNKFIQIGSFIKSLRKGPVAIFTAIIELGVGLIEIVSELAKVLSLSLRLFGNVFAGEVLLSVMASLVGVAVPAPFMLLELLVGVVQAGVFAMLALMYLTVATTAPVHEEAH, encoded by the coding sequence ATGGAATTCCATATCCCCACATTGGCTCCTGATGTTGTTTTCCACCTCGGCAGTTTTGGCATTACCAACACCATCATCAACGCGTGGCTCGCGATCGTGATTTTTTTGGCGCTCGGCATCGCGGTCCGCGTGCGCCTCTCCCTGCGGCCGGCTGGATTGCAGAACGCCCTGGAGTTTTTTTTGGAGACCATGCTTGGGTATTTTGACCAGGTGACGGGCGACCGGAAGAAAACGCTCACCTTCTTGCCTATCGCGGGCAGCGTGTTTTTTTTCATCCTGCTCTCCAATTGGCTCGGCCTTTTGCCCGGCACCGGCAGCTTAACCTGGAACCACGAGTTTGTCCTGCGCCCGGCCAATACGGACTTGAATTTAACGGCTGCCATGGCCATTTCGGCGGTGGCGCTGTCGCACGCGTACGGATTCATCACAGTTGGCGTGTTCACCCATCTGAACAAATTTATCCAAATCGGCAGCTTCATCAAGAGCTTAAGAAAAGGGCCGGTGGCTATTTTTACGGCCATCATTGAGCTGGGCGTGGGCCTGATTGAGATAGTGAGCGAGCTTGCCAAGGTGCTCTCCTTGTCCTTGCGGCTCTTTGGCAACGTGTTCGCGGGCGAGGTGCTGCTCTCGGTGATGGCGAGTTTGGTTGGTGTGGCGGTGCCGGCGCCGTTTATGCTGCTGGAGCTTTTGGTGGGCGTGGTCCAGGCCGGAGTATTCGCGATGCTCGCGTTGATGTACCTGACGGTTGCAACCACCGCGCCGGTCCACGAAGAGGCGCATTAG